A stretch of the Nitrospiria bacterium genome encodes the following:
- the lptD gene encoding LPS assembly protein LptD has product MRSGNPPATPSQFFSSLIGLFLLLFYYPAQAQEISEIELVPKLEIPVEIQADRLEYQKEKDRYEAEGSVKILQGDLQLNANRIILENKTGDAHISGDFFFLDGENSLEGEEGELNIKTRQGRFYNSRLVLQPGGYRIQGEILEKLSEDRYALERGWFTTCECEEEEGTPDWRFRVQNMRVQLEGYLVAKDVTFYVKKVPVFYVPWFVYPAKRERQTGLLIPHFGYSSTEGFKYSQALFWALNPHMDATLTLDTRSDRGVGGGLEYRYKLSRTSQGSLNTFLFHDTDINEDRLDMSYHHLQEFTPHFKGRVDGKYVNDDSYFRDLSEFTEERSQRSLESNVSLIYGKENHFAFLLGRYTQDLTSGSDQTLQTLPKVGYSLIPFRLGSLPLFASVETSGDQFWREEGIKARRLDLAPKIFLHFEPLRGLVMVPAIGFRETLYSREQASRENTHREIYWTSLRADTKLARTFMMKEGSTLNSIRHQIEPSVLYEYVEEDEKSPPPFFDELDVVDPQHRVTYSILQRFLAFYQTDDQTPKVKRLEFLSLKFTQSYNIKIPPVPVLNGAPVQRPFSDLRGEMWVATPWPVGLEVDSFLDLEKGRWSSVNSDLNFTLMSWWNASFGHRFTQTTVLPQRGDLFNPSAINQRISVPEVHFFTLSTTLKLPLGFTFANRAYYDLNRHAKTEMVYGVQYESQCWAVAFAFQDLPEKDQFSFLISLKGAGAIETGLLHRLFFSP; this is encoded by the coding sequence ATGAGGAGCGGGAACCCACCTGCAACTCCATCCCAATTTTTCTCCAGTTTGATTGGCCTGTTTCTTTTATTGTTTTATTATCCTGCCCAGGCACAAGAAATTTCCGAAATTGAACTAGTGCCGAAATTAGAAATTCCCGTTGAAATTCAAGCAGACCGTTTGGAATATCAAAAAGAAAAAGACCGGTATGAGGCAGAAGGTTCGGTGAAGATTCTCCAGGGAGATCTGCAACTCAATGCCAACCGGATTATTTTGGAGAACAAAACAGGGGATGCACACATCTCCGGAGATTTTTTCTTCCTTGATGGGGAGAATTCCCTTGAAGGGGAGGAAGGAGAGCTAAATATTAAAACGCGGCAGGGCCGTTTTTACAACAGCCGATTGGTTCTTCAACCGGGCGGTTACCGCATTCAAGGGGAAATACTGGAAAAGCTTTCAGAGGATCGATATGCCTTGGAGAGAGGCTGGTTTACCACCTGTGAATGCGAAGAAGAGGAGGGAACCCCTGATTGGCGATTTCGTGTGCAAAATATGAGGGTCCAGTTAGAGGGGTATCTGGTGGCCAAAGATGTTACTTTTTATGTCAAAAAAGTTCCCGTTTTCTATGTGCCCTGGTTTGTGTACCCCGCGAAAAGAGAGCGGCAGACGGGACTTTTAATTCCTCATTTTGGTTACAGCTCCACGGAGGGATTTAAATATAGCCAGGCCTTATTTTGGGCCCTCAACCCCCACATGGATGCGACACTGACTTTGGATACCAGGAGCGATCGTGGCGTTGGGGGTGGATTGGAGTACCGGTATAAACTGAGTCGGACCTCTCAGGGGAGCCTCAATACCTTTTTGTTTCATGACACGGACATCAACGAGGATCGCCTGGATATGAGCTACCATCACCTACAGGAGTTTACCCCGCATTTTAAGGGGAGGGTTGATGGAAAATATGTAAACGATGATTCTTATTTCCGGGATTTAAGTGAGTTTACTGAGGAGCGGTCCCAACGAAGTCTTGAATCCAACGTTTCCTTGATTTATGGAAAAGAAAACCATTTTGCCTTTTTATTGGGCCGTTATACCCAGGATTTAACCTCCGGCAGTGACCAGACACTTCAAACCCTTCCAAAAGTAGGCTACTCATTGATTCCCTTTCGGCTAGGATCTCTCCCCCTATTTGCAAGTGTTGAGACCAGTGGGGATCAATTTTGGCGGGAAGAAGGGATCAAAGCCCGTAGGCTGGATTTAGCCCCAAAAATTTTCCTGCATTTTGAACCCTTGCGGGGTTTGGTGATGGTCCCTGCCATAGGGTTTCGGGAGACCCTATATTCCAGGGAACAAGCCTCAAGGGAAAATACACATCGCGAAATCTATTGGACCAGCCTCCGTGCCGATACCAAATTGGCCCGGACCTTTATGATGAAGGAGGGGTCTACTTTAAATAGCATTCGTCATCAAATAGAACCCTCCGTCCTTTACGAATATGTGGAAGAGGATGAGAAATCGCCTCCCCCCTTTTTTGATGAGCTCGATGTAGTGGATCCCCAACACCGGGTGACCTATTCGATTCTTCAGCGGTTTTTAGCTTTTTACCAAACGGATGATCAAACCCCAAAGGTAAAGCGTTTAGAATTTCTTTCTTTGAAATTCACGCAGAGTTACAACATCAAAATTCCCCCGGTCCCGGTTTTAAACGGGGCCCCCGTTCAGCGCCCTTTTTCGGACCTTCGGGGGGAAATGTGGGTTGCAACCCCCTGGCCCGTGGGTTTGGAAGTGGATAGCTTTTTGGATTTGGAAAAAGGACGGTGGAGTTCTGTGAATTCCGATTTAAATTTTACACTCATGAGTTGGTGGAATGCCTCCTTCGGTCATCGGTTTACCCAAACCACCGTACTTCCCCAGCGGGGGGATCTGTTTAATCCTTCTGCAATCAATCAGCGGATCTCAGTCCCCGAAGTTCATTTTTTTACACTTTCCACCACATTAAAACTTCCCCTTGGATTTACATTTGCCAATCGGGCTTATTATGATTTAAACCGCCACGCCAAAACCGAAATGGTTTACGGGGTTCAATACGAGAGCCAATGCTGGGCTGTGGCCTTTGCCTTTCAGGACCTTCCTGAGAAAGACCAATTTTCCTTTTTGATCTCCCTGAAAGGTGCCGGTGCCATTGAAACAGGCCTTCTGCACAGGCTTTTTTTCTCCCCCTAA
- a CDS encoding folylpolyglutamate synthase/dihydrofolate synthase family protein, with amino-acid sequence MGIKDTIDFLFSLQWRGMKVGLENMTRLMEFLGNPHRCFPSIHIAGTNGKGSTAAILSSILQAQGIRVGLYTSPHLVDFNERIRVNHNLIQDEDLVLLTHEIQNVLSQHPPHISNQQNPVLPTFFEFTTAMAFLHFAREGVEMAVVEVGMGGRFDATNLLIPEVSVITQIDRDHCQHLGYQLEQIAFEKAGIIKPMVPVVTSETKEGPLGVIRSRALEEKAPLTCVNETVQVRGEDPGCFSYRGPVFSLDDLSCSLKGAHQVQNAATALAVLEILSQKGYHLETEKVLLGLKQVKWEGRLQIVEEDPLIILDGAHNPAAAFVLSRALREIRIGRQRVILVIGMLKDKDFPGFFNEIIPLADEVILTRPDYERAASVSQLEVAVESYHVPYHCIQRVSDAMGLARSHAFPQDLICVTGSLYTVGEVKAHLEGKVPSLLKG; translated from the coding sequence ATGGGAATTAAAGACACCATCGATTTTCTTTTTAGTCTTCAATGGCGGGGGATGAAAGTGGGTTTGGAAAATATGACCCGCTTGATGGAATTTCTCGGCAATCCTCATCGTTGTTTTCCCTCTATCCATATTGCAGGAACCAACGGAAAGGGGTCTACTGCGGCTATTTTGTCTTCTATTCTCCAGGCGCAAGGGATTCGGGTGGGATTGTATACCTCCCCCCACCTGGTTGATTTTAACGAGCGGATTCGAGTGAATCATAATCTCATTCAGGATGAGGATTTGGTTCTGCTTACCCATGAAATTCAAAATGTCCTTTCCCAACATCCTCCTCACATTTCAAATCAACAAAACCCTGTTCTTCCCACTTTTTTTGAATTTACGACCGCAATGGCTTTTCTTCACTTTGCGCGGGAAGGGGTAGAGATGGCTGTGGTGGAGGTGGGGATGGGAGGCCGTTTTGATGCCACCAATTTACTGATTCCAGAAGTGTCGGTCATTACACAAATAGACCGGGACCACTGTCAACACCTGGGATATCAGCTGGAGCAGATTGCCTTTGAAAAAGCGGGAATTATCAAACCCATGGTGCCCGTGGTGACCTCCGAGACCAAAGAAGGGCCCCTGGGGGTGATCCGTTCCCGAGCGTTGGAAGAAAAAGCGCCCTTGACCTGTGTGAATGAAACTGTTCAGGTAAGGGGGGAAGATCCGGGGTGTTTTTCCTATCGTGGCCCTGTATTTTCTTTGGATGATTTGTCTTGTTCTCTCAAAGGGGCCCATCAAGTCCAGAACGCCGCAACTGCTCTAGCGGTTTTAGAAATCCTTTCGCAAAAAGGTTATCATCTAGAAACCGAAAAAGTCCTTTTGGGGTTGAAGCAGGTTAAATGGGAGGGAAGGCTTCAAATAGTAGAAGAGGACCCTCTCATCATTCTAGATGGTGCACATAATCCCGCCGCTGCTTTCGTGCTTTCCCGTGCTCTTAGGGAAATACGCATAGGGCGACAACGGGTGATTCTGGTCATCGGAATGCTTAAGGATAAAGATTTTCCCGGGTTTTTTAATGAAATCATTCCTTTAGCAGACGAAGTGATATTGACCCGCCCTGATTATGAAAGGGCCGCTTCTGTTTCTCAACTGGAAGTTGCCGTTGAGTCCTACCATGTTCCTTACCATTGTATTCAAAGGGTTTCAGACGCAATGGGTTTGGCCCGGTCCCATGCGTTCCCTCAAGATCTAATTTGTGTCACAGGTTCTCTTTACACGGTTGGAGAAGTAAAAGCCCACCTGGAGGGAAAGGTCCCCTCCCTGCTTAAAGGGTGA
- the accD gene encoding acetyl-CoA carboxylase, carboxyltransferase subunit beta, which translates to MAWFRKGSSDEPSPERKKGKIPEGLWVKCNNCREIVYRKEVEKNEKVCPKCDYHFPISVGERIALMLDEGSFKEWDQEIYPVDVLDFRDTQKYKDRLKVHREKSGTQEAIVVGEGGIKGHSVIFGLFNFAFMGGSMGSVVGEKIVRAAERAVLTRRPFILVTASGGARMQEGTLSLMQMAKTSAAIARLHENRVLFIPVLTDPTFGGVTASVAMLGDVIIAEPKALIGFAGPRVIEQTIKQQLPAGFQRAEFLLEHGMLDMIVERKRLKDVLAKLIEFF; encoded by the coding sequence ATGGCATGGTTTCGAAAAGGTTCCTCTGATGAGCCCAGCCCTGAACGGAAAAAAGGAAAAATTCCGGAGGGCCTTTGGGTGAAGTGCAACAACTGCCGTGAAATCGTTTATCGAAAAGAAGTGGAAAAGAATGAAAAGGTCTGTCCAAAATGCGATTACCATTTCCCCATTTCCGTTGGGGAGCGGATCGCCCTCATGCTGGATGAGGGGAGCTTCAAGGAATGGGATCAGGAAATTTATCCCGTGGATGTATTGGATTTTCGGGATACCCAAAAATATAAGGACCGGTTGAAGGTTCACCGGGAAAAAAGCGGGACCCAAGAAGCCATTGTGGTGGGAGAGGGGGGAATTAAAGGGCACTCTGTTATTTTTGGATTGTTTAATTTTGCATTTATGGGCGGGAGCATGGGGTCCGTTGTGGGGGAGAAAATTGTCCGAGCCGCGGAACGGGCTGTTCTGACCCGGCGTCCCTTTATTTTGGTTACCGCGTCAGGGGGGGCCCGTATGCAGGAAGGAACCCTGTCCCTAATGCAGATGGCCAAAACCAGTGCGGCCATTGCCCGTTTACATGAAAATCGGGTCCTCTTTATTCCTGTTTTAACTGATCCCACTTTTGGGGGCGTTACCGCCAGTGTGGCCATGTTGGGTGATGTGATTATTGCCGAACCGAAAGCGCTCATCGGTTTCGCCGGGCCCCGCGTGATTGAACAGACGATTAAACAACAGCTTCCGGCGGGGTTCCAAAGGGCGGAGTTTCTTCTGGAGCACGGAATGCTGGATATGATCGTCGAGCGAAAACGCCTCAAAGATGTTTTGGCGAAGCTTATCGAGTTTTTTTGA
- a CDS encoding PilZ domain-containing protein, which translates to MESRRFHRTQIPFRLVISRSSDNKSVMTYGWVIGRGGLGFMSKKPFQIEADINMRIYFASDGWFKKTEWLEGRVRWVKPISQSYAMGIEFNEPIGDDQPDLLSYIEAGDYHGRFWRHEIPPVNSGSL; encoded by the coding sequence ATGGAAAGCCGGCGCTTTCACCGAACCCAAATTCCGTTTCGTCTCGTTATCTCCCGTTCATCGGATAATAAAAGTGTGATGACTTATGGATGGGTCATCGGAAGAGGGGGATTGGGATTTATGAGTAAAAAGCCTTTTCAGATTGAAGCGGATATTAATATGCGGATTTATTTTGCCTCCGATGGATGGTTCAAAAAAACGGAATGGTTGGAGGGTAGGGTTCGTTGGGTCAAGCCCATTAGCCAATCCTATGCCATGGGAATTGAATTTAATGAACCGATTGGTGATGACCAACCCGACTTGCTTTCCTATATTGAAGCGGGGGATTACCATGGGCGGTTTTGGCGACACGAAATTCCACCGGTCAATAGTGGGTCCCTCTAA
- a CDS encoding ferritin-like domain-containing protein, which produces MKPNERTLTKLMADLQDEYNSLEKYRFQAEKVPHPVVKAKLEKLCEIERKHVQVLEKVLGLHMEVHVNSEKPAHQEGRSVHEMLAQDYEDERQAYLRYQREYEETEDEELKKLLKHLAQDELAHMDLLKEIYRTLV; this is translated from the coding sequence ATGAAACCCAACGAGCGCACATTAACCAAGTTAATGGCGGATTTGCAGGATGAATATAACTCTCTGGAAAAGTATCGATTCCAGGCTGAAAAAGTCCCCCATCCAGTGGTCAAGGCCAAGCTGGAGAAACTCTGTGAAATTGAGCGGAAACATGTGCAGGTTTTGGAAAAGGTATTGGGGTTGCATATGGAAGTTCATGTGAATTCAGAAAAACCGGCCCATCAGGAAGGGAGATCCGTTCACGAGATGTTGGCGCAGGATTATGAAGATGAACGCCAAGCGTATCTTCGTTACCAGAGAGAATATGAAGAAACAGAAGATGAGGAATTGAAAAAACTTCTGAAACACCTGGCGCAGGACGAGTTGGCTCACATGGACCTGTTGAAGGAAATTTATCGAACGCTTGTTTGA
- a CDS encoding molybdopterin molybdotransferase MoeA, which produces MSQQNPGNPPDSPNAQDPVQKALDQFIPNFPIGPIGAEKIPIEKALGRVTARDIKTLVDSPPYSRSIIEGFVVNTLDIQSASPENPLFLSLLGEITLGMSKITPITAGGAYQVSTGSLIPSGDVSVIRLFEVERSGKQILIKKALQSGENIETKGCDLKKGSILIPKGKKMTPDDIGILASQGILKVQVAKAPKVAIFSSGNEVIPPTKPLKPGLIWDCNSYSLAVSVLKEGGIPIFKGIMKDDFNGFLKRLNNTLAQAHMVLISGGTAVGGRDFIKDLINAAGKPGTLVDGVPMRSGKPLIMGVIGKKPIVCVAGHPPEALRGFSLFGAPALERLLGKTAP; this is translated from the coding sequence ATGAGTCAACAAAATCCAGGAAATCCACCCGATTCGCCAAACGCTCAGGACCCGGTTCAAAAGGCACTTGATCAATTTATTCCCAATTTTCCCATCGGGCCCATTGGGGCAGAAAAAATTCCAATCGAAAAAGCGTTGGGAAGGGTAACCGCAAGGGACATCAAAACCCTGGTCGACTCCCCTCCCTATTCCCGCTCTATCATTGAAGGGTTTGTCGTAAATACTCTGGACATTCAGTCGGCCTCCCCGGAAAACCCTCTTTTCCTTTCTCTCCTTGGAGAAATAACATTGGGAATGTCCAAAATTACCCCCATTACCGCAGGTGGTGCTTACCAGGTCTCCACGGGAAGTTTAATCCCCTCGGGGGATGTCAGCGTCATCCGTTTATTCGAGGTTGAACGATCTGGAAAGCAGATATTAATTAAAAAAGCCCTTCAAAGCGGCGAAAATATTGAAACCAAAGGGTGCGACCTCAAAAAAGGATCCATATTGATTCCAAAAGGAAAAAAAATGACACCCGATGATATTGGAATCCTCGCCAGCCAAGGGATACTTAAGGTTCAAGTAGCCAAAGCCCCTAAAGTCGCTATCTTTTCATCCGGCAATGAAGTCATTCCTCCCACAAAGCCCCTCAAACCCGGCCTCATTTGGGACTGTAATTCCTATTCTCTCGCAGTCAGTGTTCTGAAAGAAGGTGGTATTCCAATTTTTAAAGGGATTATGAAGGATGATTTTAACGGTTTTTTAAAACGCTTAAACAACACCCTCGCCCAGGCCCATATGGTTCTTATTTCGGGAGGAACGGCCGTTGGGGGACGGGATTTTATCAAAGACCTCATCAACGCCGCCGGAAAGCCGGGAACATTGGTAGATGGGGTTCCCATGCGTTCGGGTAAACCCCTTATTATGGGTGTTATTGGAAAAAAACCCATTGTCTGTGTGGCAGGTCATCCGCCAGAAGCCTTACGGGGATTTTCATTATTTGGTGCCCCCGCTTTAGAACGCCTTTTAGGAAAAACCGCGCCCTAG
- a CDS encoding anhydro-N-acetylmuramic acid kinase, translating to MKIVGLMSGTSADGIDSALVDVRGKGHHPKIRLLGFETFSYPVGVQKRILHAALSGTVDEICHLNFYLGELFSDAVLRLLRKNGYEPNKVRLIGSHGQTVHHLSKGIPEGKRTIASTLQIGEPSVIAERTGITTVADFRPRDMAAGGEGAPLAPLFHQTLLGHSKKTRLVVNVGGISNVTFLPSGTKEEDVLAFDVGPGNMLLDGYIGFCSHGKKRMDKNGTLARKGQVNSKLLGWLTRHPFLRQRPPKSCGRETFGLPYLEKLIQKAKTLHLSHSDILATLTVFSVYGIASCLQWLPQKGRGLQEVIVGGGGVMNRTFMLYLRKIFSPLPVQTYEDYGFHSRAVEAMAFAFLAFLTHEGIPNNLPSVTGAKRRVIMGKIVKGSPFK from the coding sequence ATGAAGATTGTTGGATTAATGTCGGGAACTTCCGCGGATGGAATCGATTCCGCTTTGGTAGACGTTCGTGGGAAAGGGCATCACCCCAAAATCCGTTTATTGGGATTTGAAACTTTTTCTTATCCCGTGGGGGTTCAAAAAAGGATACTCCATGCGGCTTTGAGCGGAACCGTCGATGAGATTTGCCATCTTAATTTTTATCTGGGAGAGTTATTTTCTGATGCTGTCCTTCGTCTTCTTAGAAAAAATGGTTATGAGCCGAATAAGGTTCGTCTGATCGGGTCCCACGGGCAAACCGTTCACCACCTTTCCAAAGGGATCCCAGAAGGGAAAAGGACCATTGCCTCCACCCTTCAAATTGGAGAACCTTCGGTAATTGCGGAGAGGACCGGTATTACCACTGTGGCGGATTTTAGGCCTCGGGATATGGCAGCGGGGGGTGAAGGAGCCCCTTTGGCCCCGCTTTTTCATCAGACTTTATTAGGCCATTCCAAAAAGACACGGCTGGTGGTCAATGTGGGGGGTATCAGTAATGTGACCTTTCTTCCATCTGGGACCAAAGAGGAGGATGTTCTTGCGTTTGATGTGGGGCCCGGCAATATGTTGTTGGATGGATATATCGGTTTTTGCTCTCATGGAAAAAAAAGGATGGACAAAAATGGGACTCTGGCTCGTAAAGGTCAGGTCAATTCAAAATTATTGGGATGGCTAACCCGCCACCCTTTTCTCCGGCAACGTCCTCCAAAGAGTTGTGGCCGTGAAACCTTTGGTCTCCCATATCTTGAAAAGCTCATTCAAAAAGCAAAGACCCTTCATCTATCCCACTCGGATATATTAGCCACCTTAACGGTTTTTTCCGTATATGGAATCGCTTCCTGTTTACAATGGTTGCCCCAAAAGGGCCGAGGTCTTCAAGAGGTTATCGTGGGAGGGGGCGGTGTCATGAACCGAACTTTCATGTTATATCTGAGAAAGATTTTTTCCCCTCTTCCCGTTCAGACCTATGAAGATTATGGGTTCCACAGCCGTGCGGTTGAAGCCATGGCGTTTGCCTTTTTGGCTTTTCTCACCCATGAAGGCATACCTAATAATCTCCCGAGCGTCACGGGAGCAAAGCGACGGGTCATTATGGGAAAAATTGTTAAGGGTTCACCCTTTAAATAA
- a CDS encoding metal ABC transporter substrate-binding protein — protein MNRRKPRLWAFKLGFLLLITLMGHSTSWGNERVRVVTTIPILKNIVQEIGGENVSVKSLLRGVESPHTYGPKPSDLTALQKTQLFIQIGAGLEGWVEGFIKNAQHENLLTVTTSQGVALLEDSEPQREKSDHTHFRNPHIWLDPRNVKLMAEHISKALIQVAPGKKNTFIQNQHLFFKKLDVLEMEIHHLFEGIPNRKIISYHPAWPYFAHRFGITISGEIQGQIGTEPSAKQLASLVKTIKEQNIRVIVSEPQLNPKIPRTLAQETGAQLVTLTVLPGAIPGTDDYFSMMRYNAATLAEALREKSF, from the coding sequence ATGAACCGGAGAAAACCACGCTTGTGGGCCTTCAAGCTTGGATTTTTACTGCTCATCACCCTCATGGGTCACTCAACCAGTTGGGGGAATGAACGGGTCCGTGTGGTAACCACCATCCCCATCCTCAAAAACATCGTCCAGGAAATCGGGGGCGAAAACGTTTCGGTCAAAAGTCTTTTAAGAGGGGTAGAAAGCCCCCATACCTATGGTCCAAAACCGAGCGATCTCACCGCCCTTCAGAAAACTCAACTTTTTATTCAAATCGGGGCAGGACTCGAAGGATGGGTAGAGGGATTCATCAAAAACGCACAACACGAAAATTTGCTGACCGTCACCACTTCACAAGGAGTTGCCTTGCTGGAGGATAGTGAACCCCAGCGAGAAAAATCTGACCACACCCACTTTAGAAACCCCCATATTTGGCTGGACCCCCGGAATGTCAAGTTGATGGCAGAACATATTAGCAAAGCGCTGATCCAAGTTGCCCCGGGGAAAAAAAACACATTCATTCAAAACCAACACCTCTTTTTTAAAAAATTAGATGTACTAGAAATGGAGATTCATCACTTGTTCGAGGGTATTCCTAATCGAAAAATCATCAGCTACCACCCTGCTTGGCCCTACTTTGCACACCGGTTTGGAATTACGATATCCGGAGAAATCCAAGGGCAAATTGGAACGGAACCCTCTGCAAAACAGTTGGCCAGTTTGGTCAAAACCATCAAAGAACAGAACATCCGAGTTATCGTCTCGGAACCTCAACTCAACCCTAAAATTCCCCGAACCCTCGCACAGGAAACGGGGGCTCAATTGGTCACCCTAACCGTTCTGCCCGGAGCCATTCCTGGAACAGATGATTACTTTTCAATGATGCGGTATAATGCCGCTACCCTTGCAGAAGCTTTGCGGGAAAAATCATTTTGA